One region of Metallosphaera sedula DSM 5348 genomic DNA includes:
- a CDS encoding winged helix-turn-helix domain-containing protein, with translation MRSRRTSIEIIADILEVVSSGSGSKSSIMKNANLSEGLTEKYLSILKDKGLIKQKDSSFVLTEKGQQILSNFREIRKLELRLDELLNSTLNELS, from the coding sequence ATGAGATCACGAAGGACTTCTATAGAAATAATTGCCGATATCCTCGAGGTTGTTAGTAGTGGTAGCGGTAGTAAGTCCTCAATCATGAAGAATGCAAATCTGAGCGAAGGGCTAACAGAGAAATACCTATCCATACTAAAGGATAAGGGACTGATTAAACAGAAAGATAGTTCATTTGTGCTTACCGAGAAGGGACAGCAGATCCTTTCTAACTTCAGGGAAATCAGAAAACTTGAGCTGAGATTGGATGAACTCTTAAATTCAACGCTGAACGAATTATCTTAG
- a CDS encoding phosphomevalonate kinase — protein MQSFEVSAPGKVLWIGSYSVVFGGISHVIAIDKRVRCRCEESERLEFITSYGNFSEGQNELIDSVLNEVRTIYDIPRLRVYLINDPAFQIDGKKTGLGSSSAGTVALTACLSYAVTGKFDVDLVYKLSQRANYRRQKGIGSGFDIAAATYGSVIYRRYNDINKVDSVVERLDIPQNIQILLGFTGRSASTVNLVRRFEDTKNNPRFKELMSEIEIDNEIAIKLLRLGKIDAAVPHIKLARQNLNLLSKEVVGVEIETEEDRKLMSLAEKNGALISLMPGAGGGDLILALGENLARVKETWERMSIRTINVKQDEGVKIEARS, from the coding sequence ATGCAAAGCTTTGAAGTGAGTGCTCCGGGGAAGGTCCTGTGGATCGGGAGCTACTCGGTGGTATTTGGTGGGATATCGCATGTCATTGCAATTGACAAGAGGGTTAGGTGTAGATGTGAGGAGTCGGAAAGACTAGAATTTATAACGTCGTATGGTAACTTCTCCGAAGGCCAGAACGAACTCATAGACAGTGTGCTCAACGAGGTTAGAACAATCTACGATATTCCCCGCTTGAGGGTATATCTCATAAACGATCCTGCATTTCAGATAGATGGGAAGAAAACTGGGTTAGGGAGCTCATCTGCAGGGACAGTGGCATTGACGGCTTGCCTCAGTTACGCCGTAACTGGAAAGTTTGATGTGGACCTGGTGTACAAACTTTCACAGAGGGCGAACTATAGACGACAGAAGGGAATTGGTAGCGGTTTCGATATAGCTGCGGCGACCTACGGTAGCGTGATATACAGGAGATACAATGACATCAACAAGGTTGATTCTGTGGTGGAAAGGCTAGACATCCCACAAAACATACAGATACTTCTAGGTTTTACGGGAAGGAGTGCCAGCACAGTGAATCTAGTAAGGAGGTTTGAGGACACCAAGAACAATCCAAGGTTTAAGGAACTAATGAGTGAGATTGAGATAGATAATGAAATCGCAATAAAGCTGTTGAGGTTAGGGAAAATTGATGCTGCAGTTCCACACATAAAGCTGGCTAGACAGAACTTGAACCTGCTTTCGAAAGAGGTGGTAGGAGTGGAAATTGAAACAGAAGAGGATAGAAAGCTCATGAGCTTAGCCGAGAAAAACGGCGCCTTGATATCCCTGATGCCCGGGGCAGGTGGAGGAGATCTCATACTAGCTCTAGGGGAGAACCTTGCGAGAGTCAAGGAGACTTGGGAGAGGATGAGCATTAGAACCATTAATGTGAAACAAGATGAAGGTGTGAAAATTGAAGCTAGAAGCTGA
- the mvaD gene encoding diphosphomevalonate decarboxylase, which yields MKLEAEAVAPSNIAIVKYWGKRDRELNLPLNSSLSISLDSLWVRSRVIFDESLDKDEVIINGKRLSENEVREYAGRVLRRFRDLYGKELFARVESTTNFPSSAGLASSAAGIAALTYASNAALGLGLSNRELSKIARVGSGSACRSMFGGFVKWNRGELESGDDSFCEEIFPPDHWPDLVDIIPIFGEEKKKVSSRTGMENTATSSALMRCRLQFIEETFNEVIDAIRTKNAGKFFQLTMRHSNSMHAVILDSWPPMNYLNEKSFRVMEWVVEFGKAAYTFDAGPNPHIFVLEKDVDEVLKFLNEIGSTKTIVSRVGKGPYLI from the coding sequence TTGAAGCTAGAAGCTGAGGCAGTAGCGCCATCCAACATTGCCATAGTAAAGTACTGGGGAAAAAGAGATAGGGAACTAAACCTACCCTTAAACTCCTCCCTTTCCATATCCCTGGACTCACTGTGGGTTAGATCCAGGGTGATATTTGATGAGTCCCTTGATAAGGATGAGGTAATCATAAACGGTAAAAGGTTAAGCGAAAACGAGGTAAGGGAGTACGCTGGAAGAGTCTTAAGGAGGTTCAGGGACCTATACGGAAAAGAGTTATTTGCAAGGGTAGAGTCCACAACCAATTTTCCCAGCTCAGCTGGATTAGCGTCATCAGCGGCAGGAATTGCAGCTCTGACCTATGCCTCAAATGCAGCCTTGGGACTTGGATTAAGTAATCGAGAACTTTCCAAGATTGCCAGAGTTGGATCAGGGAGTGCTTGCAGGAGTATGTTCGGCGGATTTGTAAAGTGGAATAGGGGTGAGCTAGAGAGTGGAGATGATTCTTTCTGCGAGGAAATTTTCCCTCCTGATCATTGGCCAGATCTTGTGGATATTATACCTATTTTCGGAGAGGAGAAAAAGAAGGTGTCCTCGAGAACGGGAATGGAGAACACTGCTACTAGTTCTGCTCTAATGAGATGCAGACTTCAATTCATAGAGGAAACATTCAACGAAGTCATTGACGCTATTAGAACTAAGAATGCGGGTAAGTTCTTTCAACTAACAATGAGACACAGCAACAGTATGCATGCAGTAATCCTAGATTCGTGGCCTCCCATGAACTATCTTAACGAGAAATCGTTCAGGGTGATGGAATGGGTGGTTGAGTTCGGTAAGGCTGCATATACCTTTGACGCTGGGCCTAATCCTCATATATTCGTACTGGAAAAGGACGTGGATGAGGTCTTGAAATTTTTAAACGAAATTGGGAGCACGAAGACCATTGTAAGCAGGGTAGGCAAAGGTCCCTATCTGATCTAG
- a CDS encoding HD domain-containing protein, translating to MKLIRDPVHGYIEVPDRLLPIVSNPLFQRLRYVKQTALAYMVYPGMNHTRFEHSLGVMHLSLEFLKYIRENSSLELDQEVMELIAVTAMLHDVGHLPFSHTFENALQVARQVYGVDVFEKDKKTHVILGTQLIEKGLASDLEKNFKTFEDPVKFVTRVLMETPRNREEKLAHLIISNFIDADRSDYLLRDSYYAGVEYGQFDIERMKRFLYFENDMLVVLGKVLPIVEQFLLARMYMFQNVYFHSVVGMYNAILSQAIAQLLRDGIIEMPVEVEDFLVFDDNFVISKLQHVRRELRDAIMYRQGFRRIKIEPSPNCIEKLESIKQEIREDMRSSGGLLIYHEFNDVPYREEKDEAVYILTPHGVERLKRVSPLIGSLSEIRKVVVGYHVSRDDLGRKYEKILSECKD from the coding sequence ATGAAATTAATAAGAGATCCAGTTCATGGTTACATAGAGGTACCAGATAGGCTACTTCCCATCGTATCAAATCCCCTTTTTCAGCGTCTAAGATACGTGAAGCAGACTGCCTTAGCTTACATGGTGTACCCCGGGATGAACCATACGCGTTTTGAGCATAGCCTCGGGGTCATGCACCTTTCCCTTGAGTTCCTAAAGTACATCCGGGAAAATTCCTCCCTCGAGTTAGACCAAGAGGTCATGGAACTGATAGCTGTAACTGCGATGCTCCATGACGTGGGTCACCTTCCCTTCTCCCACACCTTCGAGAACGCCCTTCAGGTCGCGAGGCAGGTTTATGGCGTAGATGTGTTTGAGAAAGATAAGAAAACCCACGTAATTCTAGGCACTCAACTGATTGAGAAGGGTCTCGCATCTGACCTGGAGAAGAATTTCAAGACATTTGAGGACCCCGTCAAGTTCGTCACTAGAGTGCTGATGGAGACACCGCGTAACAGGGAAGAGAAATTAGCTCATCTAATAATTTCCAATTTCATCGACGCAGATAGGAGCGATTACCTTCTCAGGGATTCATATTATGCAGGCGTGGAATATGGGCAGTTCGACATCGAGAGAATGAAGAGATTTCTATATTTCGAGAATGACATGTTGGTTGTTCTAGGCAAAGTCTTGCCCATAGTGGAGCAATTTCTCCTTGCAAGGATGTACATGTTTCAGAACGTGTATTTCCACAGTGTTGTTGGAATGTATAACGCTATTCTTTCACAGGCTATAGCCCAGTTACTTAGGGATGGGATCATAGAGATGCCAGTGGAAGTGGAGGATTTTTTAGTATTCGATGATAATTTTGTGATTTCCAAGCTACAACATGTCAGGCGTGAGTTACGCGATGCCATAATGTATAGGCAAGGTTTCAGGAGAATCAAGATAGAACCCAGTCCTAACTGCATTGAGAAATTGGAGTCGATAAAACAGGAGATACGTGAGGATATGAGATCGTCGGGTGGTCTCCTCATTTATCACGAATTCAACGATGTTCCATATAGGGAGGAGAAGGATGAGGCTGTTTATATACTCACCCCTCATGGAGTGGAAAGGTTGAAAAGGGTATCTCCCTTGATTGGTTCACTGAGCGAAATAAGGAAAGTGGTAGTGGGATATCACGTGAGCAGAGACGATCTGGGAAGAAAATATGAGAAGATATTGAGCGAATGTAAGGACTAG
- a CDS encoding purine-nucleoside phosphorylase produces MNPVHILAKKGDVAEKVLVVGDPGRAELLSSLLESPKLVNKNRGFLVYTGLYRDTRVSIATHGIGGPSMAIVFEELHMLGGSTFVRLGTVGALRPEIGLGEYIIPTGASYNPGGLFFQYVGDLTSVSATPDHDLVSRLITQFSSAGYRFHVGNIFSSDAFYAEDEHFVKRWSDRGNIGVEMECATLFFLSRLRGTKSAAVVVVSDNLATGGNWISKEDLERSVVNGAKSILTVFSEMK; encoded by the coding sequence ATGAACCCCGTACACATCCTCGCAAAGAAGGGAGACGTCGCAGAGAAGGTTTTAGTTGTAGGAGATCCCGGAAGGGCGGAGCTACTCTCTTCATTGTTGGAGTCCCCCAAACTGGTTAACAAGAACAGGGGCTTCCTAGTATATACTGGTCTGTACCGTGATACTAGGGTAAGCATTGCAACCCACGGTATAGGAGGACCATCAATGGCCATAGTTTTTGAGGAGTTACACATGCTAGGGGGCAGTACATTCGTTAGGCTCGGTACGGTCGGAGCACTGAGGCCCGAAATAGGCCTAGGGGAGTACATTATCCCAACCGGAGCGTCGTACAATCCAGGAGGACTTTTCTTCCAGTATGTGGGAGATCTCACATCAGTATCGGCGACCCCTGATCACGACCTTGTGTCTAGGCTGATTACGCAGTTCTCCTCAGCTGGATACAGATTCCATGTTGGAAATATTTTCAGTAGCGACGCATTTTATGCTGAAGATGAGCACTTCGTGAAGAGGTGGTCCGATAGGGGGAACATTGGCGTGGAGATGGAATGTGCCACCCTCTTCTTCCTGAGTAGATTGAGGGGAACTAAGTCTGCCGCGGTGGTGGTAGTAAGCGATAACCTAGCTACTGGCGGTAACTGGATTTCCAAGGAGGACCTCGAAAGAAGCGTTGTCAACGGTGCAAAATCGATTTTAACCGTATTTTCGGAAATGAAATAA
- the sucD gene encoding succinate--CoA ligase subunit alpha: MNSQTRVLVQGITGKEGSFHTSMMLKYGTKIVAGVTPGKGGTQVNGVPVYDTVKEAVKEHEIDASIIFVPARFASEAVYEAVDAGIKLVTVITEHIPVVDVAKFVRYARARGTRIIGPNCPGLIVPGESLLGILPAKYFRKGTVGIVSRSGTLTYEVSHLVGDLGQSTVIGIGGDPIIGTQLQEVVQEFDKDNNTEAIVIIGEIGGTMEERVAQLKKEGKIKKPIVGYIAGLTAPREKRMGHAGAVVYMGMGTFESKIEAFKKADIPVAKTPYEIRDILTKIVRK; this comes from the coding sequence ATAAATTCACAGACTAGGGTTCTTGTTCAAGGAATCACAGGGAAGGAAGGAAGCTTCCATACCTCAATGATGCTGAAGTATGGAACGAAGATTGTAGCTGGAGTCACTCCGGGGAAAGGAGGAACCCAGGTGAACGGAGTTCCGGTCTATGACACTGTCAAGGAAGCTGTCAAGGAGCATGAAATAGATGCGTCAATAATCTTCGTTCCTGCACGTTTCGCCAGTGAGGCCGTGTATGAGGCAGTAGATGCTGGGATAAAGTTGGTCACGGTTATCACAGAACACATACCCGTCGTTGACGTGGCTAAATTTGTTAGGTATGCTAGGGCTAGGGGTACTAGGATAATTGGACCTAACTGCCCAGGGCTCATAGTACCTGGTGAGTCATTGCTAGGAATATTGCCAGCGAAATATTTCAGAAAAGGTACAGTGGGTATAGTGTCCAGGTCTGGTACCCTAACCTACGAGGTATCCCATCTTGTTGGGGATCTGGGCCAGTCCACGGTCATAGGAATAGGGGGAGATCCCATAATTGGGACTCAGCTTCAGGAGGTCGTTCAAGAGTTCGACAAGGACAATAACACTGAGGCCATCGTGATCATAGGAGAGATAGGGGGAACGATGGAGGAAAGGGTGGCACAACTGAAGAAGGAGGGAAAGATCAAGAAACCCATCGTGGGTTATATCGCCGGGCTAACTGCCCCGAGGGAGAAAAGGATGGGTCATGCAGGGGCAGTGGTCTACATGGGGATGGGAACATTTGAAAGCAAGATAGAGGCATTCAAGAAAGCCGATATACCTGTGGCTAAGACACCGTATGAAATAAGAGATATCTTGACCAAAATAGTGAGGAAATGA
- a CDS encoding succinate--CoA ligase subunit beta, protein MKLYEYEGKRLFSLVNIPVPRGQVVKSPVHVQGKVVVKSQLLEGGRGKRGLVRVTEDSYGTIQELMKEGINTFLIEEFVPHTREIYLSAMMDRETGNPMIVASPFGGINIEESKDVKTFVIPIDRKLMRYDVDAIEKYVGYRGLGGVIEGLLRLILEYDAELAEINPLAITENGPLALDSKVILDDNALYRHEELLKELQREKVPADSYVELEGDVGIVGNGAGLTMATMDLVKLMGGNPADFLDVGGGADTEKVASAVIRVGSNPKVKKIVINIFGGITRCDEVAKGIVEAYRKINKPIYVRLTGTNEDEGKKILQSQGIRVYEDALTAIGDALRS, encoded by the coding sequence ATGAAGCTTTACGAGTATGAGGGAAAGAGGCTTTTTTCGCTCGTTAACATCCCAGTGCCTCGCGGACAGGTGGTGAAGTCCCCTGTTCACGTTCAAGGGAAGGTGGTGGTTAAGTCACAACTACTTGAGGGCGGTAGGGGAAAGAGGGGGCTTGTTAGGGTAACTGAGGACAGTTACGGCACGATTCAAGAACTCATGAAGGAAGGTATAAACACATTCTTGATAGAGGAATTTGTCCCGCACACCAGGGAAATATACCTTTCAGCTATGATGGATCGAGAGACTGGGAACCCGATGATAGTGGCATCCCCATTTGGTGGGATAAACATTGAGGAGAGTAAGGACGTCAAGACTTTTGTTATCCCCATAGATAGAAAATTAATGAGGTACGATGTGGATGCAATCGAGAAATATGTTGGGTATAGGGGTCTCGGAGGGGTCATAGAAGGTTTACTCAGGCTAATCTTGGAGTACGACGCTGAATTGGCTGAGATTAATCCGCTCGCCATCACGGAGAACGGTCCTCTGGCTCTCGACTCCAAGGTAATCCTAGATGATAACGCACTGTATAGACACGAAGAACTGTTAAAGGAGCTACAGAGGGAGAAAGTTCCAGCGGATTCCTACGTCGAACTCGAGGGAGACGTGGGCATAGTGGGTAATGGCGCAGGTCTTACAATGGCGACCATGGATCTCGTGAAACTAATGGGGGGAAATCCGGCTGATTTCCTAGATGTAGGAGGGGGTGCAGATACCGAAAAGGTTGCGTCTGCGGTGATCAGGGTTGGAAGTAACCCCAAGGTGAAAAAGATAGTGATTAACATTTTCGGTGGAATAACTAGGTGTGATGAGGTAGCTAAGGGGATAGTGGAGGCCTATCGTAAGATAAACAAACCCATTTACGTCAGGTTAACTGGTACGAATGAGGATGAAGGGAAGAAAATACTCCAAAGTCAAGGGATAAGAGTTTACGAAGATGCATTAACCGCAATAGGTGATGCCCTACGTTCATAA
- a CDS encoding endonuclease III domain-containing protein — MNELVKLFEGNKEVIRHTGWVITDPKSYEWWDGFDSADKIVISAFLVQLTKWESVKRVIGTLEEHGLAKVDSIAELDLPTLESYFRPINFYRTKARRVLNFAKFVKEMGGLNKVLLLERRPLLLTQEGVGEETADSILLFAGHQPVFPNTEYSRRVLGRVTGQEMKKRDLPNFVYHNVQQDLYLYKILHAGLGAVGKAFCLLTKPKCDRCFLKQVCEYNYR, encoded by the coding sequence TTGAATGAACTCGTTAAGCTCTTTGAGGGGAATAAGGAAGTCATAAGACACACAGGCTGGGTTATTACCGATCCCAAATCCTATGAGTGGTGGGATGGCTTCGATTCAGCCGATAAGATTGTGATCTCAGCCTTTCTTGTCCAATTGACCAAGTGGGAATCAGTAAAGAGGGTAATTGGGACACTGGAGGAACACGGACTTGCCAAGGTGGACTCCATAGCAGAGCTGGATCTCCCGACTTTAGAGAGCTATTTCAGACCCATCAATTTCTACAGGACTAAGGCTAGAAGGGTTCTGAACTTCGCTAAATTTGTTAAGGAAATGGGTGGTCTAAACAAAGTCCTGTTGCTTGAGAGGAGGCCTCTACTTCTGACCCAAGAGGGCGTCGGTGAGGAGACCGCTGATTCCATCCTTCTCTTCGCGGGTCATCAACCTGTATTCCCAAACACTGAATATTCTAGGAGGGTACTAGGGAGGGTAACTGGGCAGGAAATGAAGAAACGTGACTTACCCAACTTCGTCTACCATAATGTTCAACAGGACCTATACTTGTATAAGATTTTGCATGCTGGTTTAGGTGCTGTTGGAAAAGCTTTTTGTTTACTAACCAAGCCTAAGTGTGATAGATGCTTTCTTAAACAAGTATGCGAATATAATTATAGATAA
- a CDS encoding UDP-N-acetylglucosamine--N-acetylmuramyl-(pentapeptide) pyrophosphoryl-undecaprenol N-acetylglucosamine transferase, producing MKRLLIIASGGGHTGFAKAIAEYLPFKVDFVIPEGDENSRKLLSPHAEKIYEVSKPRDPKGPNTSLVTRGFRALSQSISLPSYDVVIATGSNHSVIPSLFQRLRGSTLFTLESQDRIVTKGKAVSVLSHFSKGVFLHWKEQSRLYKNGIVVGPILQRRKYDPVDEGFILVTAGTEGFKALFDRISSLGLTNLVMQTGKISPEPYVKSGVKAFSFDPDIERFIAGASLVITHQGKTAMESAVLYGKPTIIVFNKSLTRAATHEDVKLYSEIIGAEFLDDPSTWEDEELLKAIQKRKKPNYYEPGTERLVKVIMDYLE from the coding sequence ATGAAGAGGCTGCTCATTATAGCGAGCGGAGGGGGACATACAGGATTTGCCAAGGCCATCGCAGAGTATTTACCCTTTAAGGTTGACTTCGTGATTCCTGAGGGCGACGAAAACTCCAGGAAGCTCTTGAGCCCTCACGCTGAGAAGATATACGAGGTTAGTAAGCCTAGGGATCCGAAGGGCCCAAACACTTCCTTGGTAACAAGGGGGTTTAGGGCGCTCTCGCAATCAATTTCTCTTCCAAGTTATGACGTGGTCATTGCTACTGGCTCGAATCATTCAGTGATACCTTCTTTATTTCAAAGATTGAGGGGTTCCACTCTCTTCACGCTAGAAAGCCAGGATAGGATTGTGACCAAGGGAAAGGCAGTGTCCGTGTTATCGCACTTCTCCAAGGGAGTGTTCCTTCACTGGAAGGAGCAATCTAGGCTTTATAAGAACGGGATAGTGGTGGGGCCCATTCTTCAAAGGAGAAAATATGATCCAGTGGACGAGGGTTTCATCCTAGTCACCGCGGGGACCGAAGGTTTCAAAGCCCTTTTTGACAGGATTTCCAGTCTAGGGCTAACAAATCTGGTAATGCAGACTGGAAAGATATCTCCTGAGCCATACGTGAAAAGTGGCGTAAAAGCATTCAGCTTTGATCCAGATATTGAGAGATTTATCGCAGGAGCTTCCCTGGTAATAACTCATCAGGGTAAAACAGCCATGGAGTCAGCCGTGCTCTATGGGAAACCCACAATCATTGTCTTTAACAAGAGCCTCACCAGGGCTGCTACCCACGAGGATGTGAAACTATACTCCGAAATAATAGGTGCAGAATTTCTAGACGATCCATCCACTTGGGAAGACGAGGAATTGCTTAAGGCCATTCAGAAGCGTAAAAAGCCCAACTATTATGAACCTGGGACAGAGAGGTTAGTGAAGGTGATCATGGATTATCTTGAATGA
- the thrS gene encoding threonine--tRNA ligase, producing the protein MESYRGLWLKGAIVMALNMYEAGLTPVEIGLGERDFYIDVQSDSALSLQESEKFAQWKDHKYEIKDGKVTYNGKQILLQGDVTPSGEPRYFKVLNISVHHPSANVQLVRIRGIAFETKEQMDDYLQWLEKASETDHRIIGERMDLFSFHEESGPGLVLFHPKGQLIRNEMINYMREINASMGYQEVYTSHVFRTVLWKISGHYDTYRDKMLIFQKDDDELGIKPMNCPAHILIYKSRVRSYRDLPIRFSEFGNVYRWEKKGELYGLLRTRGFTQDDGHIFLREDQLKDEVKNLVRKTLDVLGKFGFKGEDVRINLSTRPDESIGSDEQWEKATKALLDVLKELNVPYVVKEKEGAFYGPKIDFDIRDSLNRWWQLSTIQVDFNLPERFKLEYVDEDGSKKRPVMVHRAIYGSLDRMIAILLEHFRGKLPTWLSPVQVRVLPISEDNLDYAKRVMDVLVQRGIRTEIDPSGETLSKRIKRGYDDGVPYLVIVGRKEASEEKVTIRARGNVEIKGVPLSRFVDELSLEIGNRDAENTLIKRIG; encoded by the coding sequence ATGGAGTCCTATAGAGGATTGTGGCTAAAGGGAGCAATAGTAATGGCATTAAACATGTATGAGGCTGGGCTCACTCCAGTGGAGATAGGCCTAGGAGAGAGAGATTTTTACATTGATGTTCAGTCAGATTCGGCTCTTTCCCTTCAGGAGTCTGAGAAGTTTGCCCAGTGGAAAGATCACAAGTACGAGATCAAGGACGGAAAGGTAACCTATAACGGAAAACAAATACTTCTTCAAGGGGACGTGACACCCTCTGGAGAACCAAGATATTTCAAGGTTCTGAACATCTCAGTACATCATCCCTCAGCTAACGTTCAGTTGGTGAGGATTAGGGGTATTGCCTTTGAGACCAAGGAACAAATGGACGATTACCTTCAGTGGTTGGAGAAGGCCTCCGAGACTGATCATCGTATTATAGGGGAGAGGATGGATCTCTTCAGTTTCCACGAGGAATCTGGTCCAGGTCTAGTCCTGTTCCATCCCAAGGGCCAGCTAATTAGAAATGAGATGATAAACTACATGAGGGAGATTAACGCTTCCATGGGATATCAAGAGGTCTACACATCTCACGTGTTTAGGACTGTTCTTTGGAAGATAAGCGGTCATTACGATACTTACAGGGACAAGATGTTGATCTTCCAAAAGGATGATGACGAACTAGGAATAAAACCCATGAATTGTCCCGCTCACATATTAATCTACAAGTCAAGAGTTAGGAGTTACAGAGATCTTCCCATAAGGTTCTCCGAATTCGGCAACGTTTATAGATGGGAGAAGAAGGGGGAGCTTTACGGCTTACTTAGAACAAGGGGATTCACGCAGGATGACGGTCATATCTTTTTAAGGGAGGATCAGCTGAAGGACGAGGTAAAGAATCTAGTTAGGAAGACTCTTGACGTCCTCGGTAAGTTCGGGTTTAAGGGAGAGGACGTTCGGATAAATCTGAGCACAAGACCAGATGAAAGTATAGGAAGCGATGAACAGTGGGAGAAGGCGACTAAGGCATTGCTAGATGTACTAAAGGAACTTAACGTTCCCTATGTCGTGAAGGAGAAGGAGGGGGCGTTTTATGGACCCAAAATAGATTTTGACATAAGGGACAGCTTAAACAGATGGTGGCAATTGTCCACTATTCAGGTAGATTTCAATCTGCCTGAAAGATTCAAACTGGAGTACGTGGATGAGGATGGAAGCAAGAAGAGGCCGGTCATGGTTCACAGGGCCATATACGGCTCGCTCGACAGAATGATAGCCATACTTCTTGAACATTTCCGTGGAAAGTTACCCACCTGGTTGTCTCCCGTTCAGGTAAGGGTTCTACCCATAAGTGAGGACAACCTAGATTACGCTAAGAGGGTTATGGACGTGCTAGTGCAGAGAGGTATCAGAACGGAAATCGATCCGAGCGGGGAAACGCTTTCCAAGAGGATAAAGAGAGGTTATGATGACGGTGTTCCTTACCTTGTCATTGTTGGTAGGAAAGAGGCCTCTGAGGAAAAGGTAACCATCAGGGCCAGAGGAAACGTGGAGATAAAGGGGGTTCCTCTTTCCAGATTTGTGGATGAGCTCTCCCTAGAAATCGGGAACAGGGACGCTGAAAATACTCTGATTA